GACTGGAGCGGGTCGAATCGGAGCCTTTCCGTTGTTATGGGCTAGCTCCCGATTAGTGCACGTTGAAGACTCTAGGATAGGACTGGAGATGATTGGTCTCGCGGTAAATCCCGGATTCAATGGAGGCAAAGCCGGAGCTCCAGCACTATCCAGCTGATGTTCATGATTCGCCAGCTTGTACCCGTTGATCTGATGAATACCTGCCGGTTTGTTGTACGTACTGTTACCGATTTGAACAGTGTGAGCTGGCTTGTTACTGTTGGCAAGCTTTGGAGCTGGGGGCGCTGGGCGGTTGGGAACGGTACTAGCGGGATCTTCACTATATTTGGACACTGGGTGGACAAAAGCAACGTTGGGCGATTTGAGGATCGATCCCGGCTCAGGCAGGGGTTTCAGGGTGAAGCCCTTGAATTTACCAAACATGTGGTTGTTGGTCTTGAAGTCGACATCGCTGGAGGGTCTCAACAGGGCAGAGTTCATGTCGTCCGGCGAGTTTGGCGAGGACGGAACCATCGTGTGCGTCGACCCGGTGCTGCGCGATGAATCCGTCTTCATGTTTCCGGTAGACCTGCAAGGAATTTGGTTCGATTAGTTTTTGAAGGTGATCCCTCTCGTTGAACACTATGAACATAACCAACAACACCTACCCAGAGCAATGTTTGTGTGTTTGCGTGTGCGGACATGCGACTAAAAACTACACACCATGGTAATGGTAAACGAAAACGGAACTGGATTAAACACAAAGGTACACAAAGACACAGAAACAGTCGGATTAGTGAACTAAAACTAGTTTCGATTTGATTTTGTATAATACATTGGAGGGGGGTTTAGGTTAAACATGTACAGTCAACGAAAAGCCATTGTTTACAATCacaaataaattattattatttaaaacaaatgaagTAGCAGACTCAAGCTAGCGCTAAAtaaaaccaataaacataacCTTACAAACTAAGCTGACAAGAAGCGATGTTTgacttaaaacatttaaaaaaacacattcacataACCTAAAGAAAGACGAACTAAATATGCAGCGCAGTGCTAGTGTTTAGTAGCTCGGGATTAGTACTAGAGATCAACTGCATTCCACTAATTTGAACATGCTTTTTCGGACCGGTACCGGCCCGACTTCCACCAGAGTTTGAAGATGAGGAAGGATTATGGGAAGAGGTGGAAACATCCGGACGGAACAAGACATTACAAAGCGAACGTTTGGTTCGTTGTACGTACACGCTAGCCGACGGAGGTTTGCGCTTCTTGGCCGCCAGCAGTCCGCTGCCGTTCCGTCGTAGGTAGTATACGAAGAACGAGAATATGGCGCACGTGGGCACGACGCCACAGAAGAAGATGTACAGGAACCGGGTGAAGCCGCTGCCAGCTGGAATCGCGCGGGAAAATGGTCATTAGATTGTATGCTTGGGAATTTGATGCTCGTGGTCGACTTACCATTTGGATCCGATGCCGGCCCGCTATCCTCCGATCCTCCATTTCCGGGACTGTTGCACAGTGGCGGTGCAAAGCCCTTACTACAGTGGCAGTGTCCTTCGCTGTTACAGATTCCGTTTCCGTTGCAGTTTTCCGGACATTCGACGCCACTGCCTTGCGCCCGTAGACTCTCAACGGCCATGCAGACCTGGTTCAGACACATTTTTCCCTCACCGCACTTAGCTCCGTCCGGGGCCAGCCCCGGGTCGACCTTCTGCAGTCCCAGATCAACGATCGCCGATCGACACGGGATCACACTGCCGTTGTACGTCATGAAGCTGTGGGAGAGAATCGCTACCGACTCCATACCGAACTCCAGCCGCTCGTTCAAATGTCTGCAGTGCAACATTCCACAAAACACGTCCCCATCGTCGCACTTGACGTACTCGTTCTTCACCCGATTGTACCCACAATTCCCATGCCGTGTACCTTCTTCATTTTTCTTGTAACACTGATCCGACGACTTGCCTGTGGGTCCCCACAGTAGTCGACATTGATCATTCTGCGACCTGCACGATCCCTTGTAACAGAACGCCTTCCCATCGTCACAAGTCTCGGTGTCTCTCTTGAACACATCGTTTGGGCAGTATTCGGATTCTCCTGAACAATACTCCGGTAGATCACACTCTCCTTCGGCCTCTCGACAAACGGTTCCACCAATTTTTGGCTTGCATGTCAACAGATCACAACACTGTCCCGTAGCACAGGACGCATTCGAGTGGAGCATGCAAGTCCGCGGATTACAACACGAGTTGTCACAGAACTCCGGCAGGCCGCAATCACACTGTTCACCGGGTTCTACGAACCCATTTCCACAAACCGGCGAGTCGAACAACTGCGTCGGTTTGTTTTTCAAACAGTAGTTCATGCCATGATGGAAAGCCAAGTTCAGCTGATCGATACTGCAACTGCTCCAATGCCGTGGAGCTATGGAAGAACTTGACGCCGACATGATGCAGCGATCCTCCTTGCACTTGCAATCCGGCGTATCGTGCTCCATCCCGAAGTTGTGTCCCATCTCGTGCGCCACCGTAGTCGCCTGAACTCCGATGATCTCACTGTGGTACATCTCAACCCCGCCACTAAACTCGTACGTACAGATCGGTCCCTTCAGCGCCTTCCCAACGACTCCACCCTCAAAGTGTTCCTTCGTGAACAGCTGCGCGTTGTCGTTTGGATGATCCTTCGACAGGACCTTCTTCCGGTAGTGCAAAAAGTTCTTCAACGTGACCTCACCGTCCGTCGACAGCTCGATCTCGTTCGCCTCGTTCCATATCACCACCCCGACAAGGCCAATGAAAATGTTCAACGGCTCGTACAGCGCATTGATAATGTTCGTGATGTCCTTACAGTACTGCTGCACCACCTTGAAGTTCTCCTTCATGCTTTTGAACATCTTGTTGTCGATCACGATCACCAGCTCGACGTAGCTGGAGTGTTTGTTGGCATTGTACGGGCCCCGGATCGGTGACGAAGATTTGGCGGTGGCCCGTTTGTGCTGTAAGAAGGATTGGTTACTTGAAGGCGGACTTTCTGGAGAGCTTGGTGTGACTTACCCTCGACAGTCTTTGGAATTCCGACTCCCGGTGGAGTTCCGGGTCGTGGGTGGCGTTTGAGCCGCCTTCGTAGCCGCACTTTGCGCTCGTTAAAAGGTCTGAGTGCCTGCAATGGGAAATCATTTCTAAATTTAAGATTGCATCTTTTTAAGCCAAATGCTCGGATAGATGAAGACGCTCAGGCAAGTTTGTAAACctattattttgatctcaatttTCATGTCATTGGTatagttttaaaaacattaaatttcatgaagacaaaaaaatagcTGGAATCAAGACGATATTTGCCTAATAtactctctctcttttttacCAACACCTAGTGAGGATGTATTGGCAATGTTGCGAATCGTACAAGAGCGGAGAAATCGCATGAGATGGCAAAACAGCTGCCAATCAGTGTGAATGTTAGGTTATCGCATCGCCTGTCAGAGATGTTTTCTTTGGGTGTACAAACGCTTACGCttttgtttaaaacttttaCACAATTCAATTCACAGATTTATTTAACTAACCGATAGATGTAGTGATCGGCCAGATCTATCCGCTCCAACTCTTCCGTCTTGACATCACTCTCGATGTAGTACGTATCGTGGCCGTCGAAGACGACTCCACGAATCCCGTGGCAGGTCGATAGCGCTACCGAGGACTCCGGAACGTCCCGGATTACACCCTAAAACATGCAGATAATgtcatttaaaaacactttaacGCTTGAATCAAGTCAAGGTGCAACACCTACCTGATAGTGGCACAGCTCGACCTCGTCGGTACGGTTGTACCGCTGCACGACCTTGTCCCCCGACGGCAGCTGGTAGCTGAGGAAGTGCCCCCGCGGGATAAGCCGCTCGTTCAACTGTAAATCTAATATCACATCTTCGGTTCGGTCGCTGAGCCGGTAGCTGAGCGTGAGGTGCGACGCGTGAAGACCGTTCTGGAAAGGATTAAGATTTGAGGTTAGAATTCACGGAGGTAGAGGATGGTCACAAACCTCTTCACGGGTGCTCGCTAGGGAACGCTTGTGGCGGCCATGAACTAGCCGTGGCTGGATTCTGCTGTGACGCGAGAATTCTTTGGAGGGATGAAACCGACTGTCATCTGAAAGAAAGAAAAGTAAAAGAAACAAATTAGTTTTGAGTGTCAAGAGTAATGCAAATTTACAGTCCACTCAATGGCCAGCTGATAGCGTCCCATTGAGCGCACGagcttatttaaaaatccaCAATCAATCACCACAGCGTTATCACTGGTGGTGCTGATAAGAACTGGCACCCGTGAACCTGCCATAACTCTTTCGACCCGTAGTAGTACAAGGAAATCGAGCTCTCCTAATCCTGGTTAATCCGACAGTGCAAGCAAATAGTTGTCTGGGCAAACAACAAGTGTCgtggattttattttattttttaatatttctagtCAACAACATTTCATACACAGCGTAGTTCAGAGCGAAGTGGGGTTGTTTGCACTGAACTTGTTAGTTGTGCGATGGAATGCTCTCCACCATAACTTGGGTAGGGCTTCAAGCATTTAGAATCAAACGTATCAAAACATGTACAAACACTCATtgtaagcaaccatgcgcaccctttATTTTTGCAACCCCACATATTaacgtgggtgcgcatggttgcttaagaggattccataccatttatatccgaaatttataattttatgtgtTGGCAGAGAATTCACTAAAATGTATTTCAATTGATTGGAACGTGTTCAGGaaacccaaatctatcatacctcaatgaaactgaagcgtttactgacatcaacataaaaaatgtcgggttgtgaaataaaaattttacattaaccACTAATCCAAATGTCAGCCCGTAATAACACAATTGCAGTGGAGTACCGGGTTTGAGTTGTAGATTTTACAGTTCTCAGCATCTCATTAGCCCCAACTCCTACACGTTTTTGATGGTTTCCGCAAATCTCGTTTGCTCTTCAGTGTCTGAACGACAATCTTAGTGTAATAATATAAAACCACTTATTTATATCTTGTCATTCTAAAGCTTCACTGTTGAGGCGTCTTCTACCTGTGGCTTGTTTCATCACCAATCTCCGACTGTCCAAATAAGGAAACTGGTAATCCGTTCTCGAAACCGATACCAACACCAACTCAAAATAACCAACAATTGGAGTCATCCCGTCAGGTGTCGTTGCTGGAATTAGCAAGTTACAATTTATTGGCCAAATAACAGTCATTAGCCATCGAGCATAACTCTCACTACGCCGAAGCCATCCAGTTCGTTAGTCCCGGATGATAATTGATTTGCATAAATCATGCTTCATGCCGTGGTGGGTAATTTCGAGCCAGTAAATCATCCAGCGAGAACGTGATATGCCAGTAATGACCGATTCCAGGCCGGAGTCAGATGGGTCGGTTCGAGGCCAATTGGCCGTGAATTTCCAGGAAAATGGGGAAGGTCAACAATTGCAGAAATTTATGCAAATCGATGCTGATGAACGTGGGTAATTTTCCCCAAGGATTACATGGAAATGCCATTTGCACCTGGGATGACACTAATGAAGCTGTCagggaaataaaataaactacaGTCCAGAGATTTCTTAGGCATCGTCCTTTGTAAACCCACTGTTAAAAATATGGTGAATGATAATTAAGCTCAAAATAGGTATTTTCTTTTCGAAGTGTGATTATGAAATCAAAGCTGTCATTTCGAGCAAAACAGTAATAttattaataataatattatttgGCTTGGTTATCTTAAATGCCTTAATTAAAACGGAAAGTTTTCATAAACACCTAACCTCCCAGGCCCGCAGGAAAAGGTGGAATTCCCAATAAATTTCCACCTTTTTCGCGAGCTTGGGTCTTTAGATGCTAAACGATTAGACAAATCATATCGCATGCAATAGCTCCACCTCCAAGCACGCGCTCCACCAAAAGGTTAATAACACATGGTCGGTCGCGAAAAGGTATGGCCAGGGCCAGACCATCCCGACCTGAAGGAAGCGAGGGCACAACTACTAGAGCGAGTCGCTTAAAGGGCGGGTTTTGGCAGCTggaacctaaaaaaataaaaaaaaatcatttttatttcactCATTCAAAAGCTGTCTAAGGTGTCAAAATTGCGTGtaacgcccttttcatatgttgctCCAGAATACAACATAAcctttttttccataaatagACACGCCGCCGCCGGCCGTCAGATTTCACAAAGGGCGAGTTGGTAAACCAAAAAGAACATCGCAGAAACCGTCGATTGTGTGTGTAGAAATCTTATGTCTGAACGTAAATAAAGAAATAAGCGGCTCTGTCAGTTTATAAATACACGTGAGAGAGAGCGAACCGGCTGCCACTTTATTTTGCGAAATTTGCCctttgttttttcttctatgttttgtttgttgttgttgctggtgccGGTTGATGCGAAGAGCACGGAAAAGTTACGTGAGTCATtcgagaaaattttcaaaacataaccTGTAAAGAAACTTACAAAGTTCCTTTCATCGGGTTAAGGGGGTTAAGTATGGCTGAAAGTGAGTAAGTTCATTCACACGTGTATTGTTATTGAACTGTCAAAATCATACACGCTCAATCAAGACTGCCTgagtttgttaaattttaatattaatatgaaattttgagcctTTCCGTGCTCGTTAAGGTTATGGACGGGAAAACTCCAACCAAAGCTGGCGACTGACAGCAACAACAagaataaaacaagaaaaaaaattgcgcgAGTCCAAAACGAAATCAAGATTGGTTTTACTTTTTGGCCTTGCCACTGAGTCGCGGCTCAAAAGTCAGTTAGTGGGGAAGCAAATTTGATGACCCCTTGGGAAATGTTGACGCTCCCAAGTtggagtttttgtttttctttttgtttctggTGAACTGGGGTTCTAGAGTGGTAACCAAATGTGACTGCCACCGGCTGGGTATGACTCACTTTTGATTAGCATTGGAGGTGGAAAAGAGTAACAAAAATGCCGAAATTTGACAGGTCGACCGAAAATTAAGGGTGACTTTTGGGTTAAACGAGGGGATCGTAACCTTTGGGTTGAATTTTGGTGACTCATGCAGTGTGAATTCAGTTTCGCGCTTTGAAAAAGTTGGGcttaacccaccggaggtcgcgtacgtgtactttgtacacagtttgtaaggacACTTGTAAGAAAAGCAAAAACACGCGACTACCCGAaggttaaaaacacttttttattctaatgcaaaaaaaaaaaaaaaaacattaaaataataatataagaaaaaaaaagaaagtcaTTAACGGAAGGCAAGAAAATATAATTCTATTCAACTCGCAAcgcaaatttcatcaaaaggaTCTACCGTAATGAAATTCAACCTCACATagtgaaatgaatgaaaataaagtCACCAGACCGAACACACGGTCTGAAATCATTAgtggcaaacacaaaaaaagaaagacCACTGAAAAAAAACCACGTCCCACTTTACGCCACCTGATGGTTGCTGAATGAAAAACTCGTCACCAAGTGAGCTTACCCGGCAAATCGAACTAGAGAATGAGTTGCactatttttgcgattttctatTTTTGCCATCGATGCTGCCTGATGCACCAGCATCAGCCTAGATGCATTTCATTGAACCTTTCACACTGTCGCGTTAATTGGCTGGGAGGGGTTAAAGATGGCGCAAATGTCGTCTATTCTAATTGTGACACTTCTTCGCGACAGAAAAGTGCAcgctaaatttaaatatctgttaattattctattttttatgaattcaagaaatatgttttgcaataatatttttcacattttaaaatttaaaaaatgaaaattcaatttattttcctcAAATCAACCATACAATAGAACTATCGCCATGGAATTCTCAGTCTGTATGTGTGTGctctttttttcaatgtttacggCAAAAATTAGCAAACAATTGCTGCTCGACAAGGGAAGACTTGCGTATTCCAGAGTCGTCCTGGTCATCATCCGTACAATGTCAGTGGCACtttatttcttgacttttttttgataaggtcctataaacaaatgtaaacattgagtgtatcccgcttactccgatggactttgacataaggtgtgaaagggatacactcaatgtttacatttgtttataagaccttatcaaaaaaaagtcaagatttggaCCAACAGCAGCGGTGGACGGCGCTCGTGCATCAATTGCGATAATCTGTGAACGTTGAGTCGCGTTCCGCCACAGACACTCAAACAACACACATTTTGAGTAAAACgagcaaaaatatgtttttagaaCATCACTGTTTGTTTCTAAAGGTTTCTAAcagttctaatttttttttcaaaataatcctATTTCAAATCACATAAgcctttctagtcagaaatttaccaacacaatCAAAGTATGTTGAAATGACAGCTgcgggtttgtttgcatcagatttgctatccctttctagcaaaagttttttgtcattcGACTTCTAGCCAACATGATTTGCAGGGACTctgacagctcgagctcaatcattgtttgcatcaggacactgagACGAGGAGCTCgtcatttttaagttaaattgtattttttcactgggcctagaaagccttattgaaTTTTCCGAGTGAAGTTTCTCATTGTCTGTGGTTCCTCCGTCATAAAGGGGCCCGGCTTGTGGTACTGAAAACAAACAGTGTCGCATCCGCCAGCTATTGATTGGCATATATACGAGCAGTAATGGCCAAatagaattaaattttatatgatgaagggaaatttaatggcgCCATCTATCTGTCGCCGGGAGTGTGTTATTTGAGAGGCGAGTCGGGTTCCAAAGGGTGACAAAATTGAGGGAACAAACACAATTGATGATAATGGAGGGCTTTGATGAGAGGACGGGAATGAGAAGGAGGCcatgtttacaaaatttcaggAAATTAGAGGTTATGATTTTTGGGTAGTGAAAAAAGTAATCGAAAGTAATTTATTACGCAATCTAGCCTAATGAGGATTGTTTGACGTACGAGATAAGCAATTGATGGAAACGAAAAATAGATGACCAAATAATGTTATCCATTGTTTACAAATAACACAGACCATTCTCATAAAATAATAGTCTCAATAACAGTTTTTGAAATCAACAATTATAAAGGCTAGCTCAAAACGAAccacacttgattttttttctgaaaatattttaagctataattttaacttaaatcTTCAAACCAGACTAACTCTTTCGAAATGTTCTTGCCTTGACAGTTACacgcttaaattttgaaatccaaattgagttaaatcaGTCTGTAAATTCCTTGCTTCGATATTTTATTCAGCCCAAATCGATCAAACTCAATTTCCTGGCGTCAATCTATTCGATTGTTTCGCCGAAGAATTTGCCTTCCAGGATCGGCACTCAAGCTCGCGCCCGTTTCGCGCCCCTCGAGTCTACTTGGGGCATAAAACAAACATaataaaatgtattgcaaataaAAAGCGCGAACAAACGCGCCCTCCGTGGAAAAGGAGGCTCgactgacattttttttatttcggctcttggtattgttttattttttgttggaagAAATTTGTTTGTTGGCACGTGCCCGTCTCAATATCACACCGGTAACCTTTGAGTGCCAgtttgattaaattaaattatttaacaaaaatgtcatcactattaaaaaaaaaaacgctgtttttaacattttaaaatatttagatttttttataaaatgagtTGGTAAATTTATTTAAGCGTGCAACTGTTATTAGCACACGCTTACTGAAAACTGATTTCTTCTGTATTAAAGCTCATCGCTGTCACATTGAGTCCATGCCTCTTAAAGGTTACCGCAATGCAAATCATTGTCGGCGGCAGCTGCGACGAATTCAATCGAGAAGACGCCTCTGGCCATCGGAATTGGACGACTTCCGTTGCGCTCCGCCAAAGATAAAGTTgtttagaaagaaaaaaattgcCATCAATACCGTAGTCTTCGCGCCCACGCCCGTGACTCACTTGAAGCAAACATAATAATGAAAAGAAACCCCATAAAACTCATTAATTCGCAACAAGGTGCGGTTTTATGGGACCACATCTTCCGTCTGTTCCAGGGATTGGAAAATTTAACGACCTCCTACACAGCGCACTAATGGCATCGTTATTTGAAGGaccttggagaaaaaaaaaatggaactccGGTCATGACCAGGACCAGTGGGGACGACCTTGCTGGACCAAAGATCGAGGGCAATTTTGCATGCCTTGTGAGCGCATCAAAAGAAGTCCAAGCTGCTGCCTCTGAACTACGGCCAAACTCACTAATTGACCTGAATTTGAACTTTATCAATTTGTGAGCAGATGTcagaaaaactcaaaattaaaatacaacttttttctAGAAAGTTGATTAATCCTCTTCAACCGTGCAGTTTGACAGCTGTGCACGCTAAACTACCCCTAACAACTTTTAgacaaaaacaaagattttttaccGTGTCAACCCCAACACTGTCCTCGACCGAGTTCGTGTCCACGATGGCGCCCGCCGGCTCGTTATTCCGAATTATGTCCCGGTGACGACTTCGCgccaaattgtttgtttttgtccGTCGTCGTGTATCGAAATATTTGCGGACCGGAACTCAAGCGGTGGTTGATTAGTGACAGCAGCAGAAGCGCGCGCGCGAGCTCGCAATTTGCCGACTTGATTGTGTTTGATCTGTCAATAATGCAATTtgcgaggggggagggggagatTTCGACATGATTGTTTAATCGGTTCGGTAGCTGATTGAACGGGGCTGAAATTGAGTTGAGGGGAAGAAATTAGCACGAAGTTTAACCGCAACACCGCTGTCGATGCCTACCAACTCCGATATGGAAGTTGTTTTGTGGTTTTCTTGATGTGCCCTTTTTCGGTTGGTAGATGGTTCAGACCACGGGGAATGATTACGGGTCCGCGTTGACTAACAGGTGAATGTGAGCGGGTTTGACTGACAGCGGTCccaatttgtcatttttgctaGCAAATGTGCATAAATTAAGGCTCGTTAGTGGCATGCGATCCCTCCTGCAGTTATGCAACCCGTTTCAACGAATCTCCAGCGTCTTCTTGTCTCTGACTCTTCCACAAGATTCGTTGACCACGCTGACCATCACGTACCGAGTTGTGCCAAGTTTCCTTGAAAAGGCACACATAAACAAGAAAGTGCATTTAcccagtttttgtttgtttgtgcttGCCGTCGTCGTCCTTCTAACTGTACAAGTTTTGCCCAGAGAAAGCTGCTTTCATTCCAAACCACATGATCAGAATCGTAACGTTAGCTCAACCTCTTTGGCAGACACTGGCAATCGATTCCATATGGGGCAGTCAACTTCAGCGCTGTTCTACTTTGTCAGCAAAAAGTTGCCTCCTTTGGCATCATAGTGTAACGAATCTGAAGCGGGgtaaaatgtaaacatttactgGCCGCGTCGTTAAACTTGTTGTCGCCGCCGGTACAGATAAGGCCACTTCCTTGTTTACGTTTGGAGTTTGCTGGGGGTTAATTCGATTTTCAAGAGGAGTGCATGCACTCAGAAGAGACATTTGAAGACAAAGTTGGTCAAAACAacatttacgcactttttgacagttcgaacaAATTTTACAATGCGTAAAAATGcataatcatttttatttataatccaATAAGCGTGCAAAtgcccaattgggtactaaagccctatgtaaatttttatgtacaacggtaaaaaacacgatcaaaaaccatttctgatcatgtttttttcatttgaatgcaaaaaaaaaaattgacaggacaacattttttcgatggattaactatggtccccttggaacgagctgtcaagtaggaacttttctgtcaagaaggaccgcgaggtaaatttttcaaaattgatttaaaaatccattttaaactctttgtggtcgtacaaagggtcattgttctcagaaaaataagctttatcgctgtaaacaataatatcagcaatctaagcttcgttttaggacccaattcgtcACATCAACCACAGGCAACCAAACATAAAAGTtaacacaattttaaatgataaa
This is a stretch of genomic DNA from Culex pipiens pallens isolate TS chromosome 1, TS_CPP_V2, whole genome shotgun sequence. It encodes these proteins:
- the LOC120424633 gene encoding uncharacterized protein LOC120424633 — its product is MGTATFPSLVVLPPMKTKKHNTTTTTGGSVVATSTTTAKKVRNNPKKNLWNNNSPAGVLDHRLLAMGVPSDPEVSSSLSPLGQCSIQLLNGSSSSTGQHPATERRRMSEAERRHRWRRQCSSTGGLRWGTSMAVGVLVFIVVFIDLFCASASSSIHSGSSGSHRTLEHAAVEAALADLRLSEIYGKDDSRFHPSKEFSRHSRIQPRLVHGRHKRSLASTREENGLHASHLTLSYRLSDRTEDVILDLQLNERLIPRGHFLSYQLPSGDKVVQRYNRTDEVELCHYQGVIRDVPESSVALSTCHGIRGVVFDGHDTYYIESDVKTEELERIDLADHYIYRHSDLLTSAKCGYEGGSNATHDPELHRESEFQRLSRHKRATAKSSSPIRGPYNANKHSSYVELVIVIDNKMFKSMKENFKVVQQYCKDITNIINALYEPLNIFIGLVGVVIWNEANEIELSTDGEVTLKNFLHYRKKVLSKDHPNDNAQLFTKEHFEGGVVGKALKGPICTYEFSGGVEMYHSEIIGVQATTVAHEMGHNFGMEHDTPDCKCKEDRCIMSASSSSIAPRHWSSCSIDQLNLAFHHGMNYCLKNKPTQLFDSPVCGNGFVEPGEQCDCGLPEFCDNSCCNPRTCMLHSNASCATGQCCDLLTCKPKIGGTVCREAEGECDLPEYCSGESEYCPNDVFKRDTETCDDGKAFCYKGSCRSQNDQCRLLWGPTGKSSDQCYKKNEEGTRHGNCGYNRVKNEYVKCDDGDVFCGMLHCRHLNERLEFGMESVAILSHSFMTYNGSVIPCRSAIVDLGLQKVDPGLAPDGAKCGEGKMCLNQVCMAVESLRAQGSGVECPENCNGNGICNSEGHCHCSKGFAPPLCNSPGNGGSEDSGPASDPNAGSGFTRFLYIFFCGVVPTCAIFSFFVYYLRRNGSGLLAAKKRKPPSASVSTGNMKTDSSRSTGSTHTMVPSSPNSPDDMNSALLRPSSDVDFKTNNHMFGKFKGFTLKPLPEPGSILKSPNVAFVHPVSKYSEDPASTVPNRPAPPAPKLANSNKPAHTVQIGNSTYNKPAGIHQINGYKLANHEHQLDSAGAPALPPLNPGFTARPIISSPILESSTCTNRELAHNNGKAPIRPAPVLPPQVQSNPSGSQENIEVLINPTSKDKKPKESKINRITSYLKKENEKPPKPEPKNIKIADKEKLKNIEISAPIPIAGNDLAKSMPKLNEAEPLSPKSAAIQRAKSMRDPEMSEKRLPGDGQASAESARKPSTLKRPQSMVGHRPTMPPPRPPVPPAPAITGMKIPGVPGYQNPPAPKSVTIVTPPRQHDYDDCQDVEDSTTTTTAGSSPALGHDNIYSVIDESPSPPSMLSPPTTLSSGSSESMGLLGEIVNEIESRGSDSVYIATTLKRDGSGSGVRRKMAPRAEEEEDEPTYVNTSEIQDDEDGEDATDAEEEPYPAKSSGSTTSSNYLRPSAINTPIARVAPTKPESVSTSLSSFKNNAGPTNVLSTLQFEGPTVESATKPPLTAKTYKPYHSTLTNARPGSVVTATKSKLANGDVGKPKLNRTVTPPGLSGVTKKPATGSSSVRTRSPSPKGRTANGGVSTGKASAVSTTAQKPKTAAKPDAVVKGKVAASGSKILTAAARPGPGKVSNVASLQQKFEAKK